The Haemophilus parainfluenzae genome window below encodes:
- a CDS encoding TrkH family potassium uptake protein, translating into MHILSIIRIIGILIMCFSGTMLIPAFVALIYGDGGGKAFMQAFALSLTVGMLLWWPCHHHKQELRSRDGFLIVVAFWFVLGGLATLPLLLFDSPHLTVASAVFEAFSGLTTTGATVMTGLDNLPKAILFYRQFLQWLGGMGIIVLAIAIIPLLGIGGMQLYRAEMSGPMKDQKIQPRIAETAKALWFVYFFLTMSCTLAYWLAGMTPFDALTHSFSTVSIGGFSTHDASIGYFNSSAINFITVIFLWISACNFALHFRAFSTLGRENILKIYTKDPEFRFFMSIQILLIVACTLVMISHQYFDSSWQDFEQVVFQAVSISTTTGYTTSNFAEWPSFVPMLLIIASFIGGCAGSVGGGLRVARILVLYLQGARELKRFVHPNLVYPIKWGKNVLDERVIGSIWAFFSAYLLVFTICLLSVIACGVEPFDAFNAVLASINNLGPGLGSVSSNMTAMPDSAKWVLTIAMVCGRLEIFTLLALFTPAFWKA; encoded by the coding sequence GTGCATATTTTATCCATTATTCGGATTATCGGTATTTTGATTATGTGCTTTTCCGGCACGATGCTGATTCCAGCCTTTGTGGCGCTGATTTATGGCGATGGCGGCGGTAAAGCGTTTATGCAAGCTTTTGCATTGAGCTTAACCGTGGGCATGTTGCTTTGGTGGCCTTGTCATCACCACAAACAAGAATTGCGATCTCGTGATGGTTTCTTAATTGTGGTGGCATTTTGGTTCGTTCTGGGCGGGCTAGCAACCTTGCCATTACTATTATTTGATTCACCTCATTTAACAGTTGCTTCTGCCGTATTTGAGGCGTTTTCCGGGTTAACAACCACGGGCGCCACAGTCATGACTGGGTTAGATAATTTACCGAAAGCCATTCTGTTTTACCGTCAATTTTTACAATGGTTAGGCGGCATGGGGATCATCGTACTTGCGATTGCAATTATTCCTTTATTGGGTATTGGTGGAATGCAGTTATACCGAGCTGAAATGTCTGGTCCAATGAAAGATCAGAAAATTCAGCCACGGATAGCAGAAACGGCAAAGGCATTGTGGTTTGTTTATTTCTTTTTAACCATGTCTTGTACCTTGGCTTATTGGCTAGCAGGTATGACGCCGTTTGATGCACTTACACATAGTTTCTCGACGGTATCCATTGGCGGCTTTTCTACGCACGATGCCAGTATCGGCTATTTTAATAGCTCGGCGATTAATTTTATCACGGTTATTTTCTTGTGGATTTCGGCTTGTAACTTCGCATTGCACTTCAGAGCATTTTCGACTTTAGGACGAGAAAATATTTTGAAGATTTACACAAAAGATCCAGAATTCCGCTTCTTTATGAGTATTCAAATCTTGCTTATTGTTGCTTGTACATTGGTGATGATTAGCCACCAATATTTTGATTCCTCATGGCAGGATTTTGAGCAAGTCGTATTCCAAGCCGTATCAATTTCAACCACAACAGGCTACACCACATCGAATTTCGCTGAGTGGCCTTCTTTTGTGCCGATGTTATTAATTATTGCCTCTTTTATTGGTGGCTGTGCGGGCTCAGTCGGTGGCGGTTTGCGTGTTGCACGGATTTTAGTGTTATATCTTCAAGGAGCAAGAGAACTGAAACGATTTGTACATCCTAATTTAGTGTATCCAATTAAATGGGGTAAAAATGTCCTTGATGAACGAGTGATTGGGAGTATTTGGGCCTTTTTCTCAGCGTATCTATTGGTATTCACTATTTGTTTATTAAGTGTGATTGCATGTGGTGTCGAACCTTTTGATGCCTTTAATGCGGTATTAGCAAGTATTAATAACCTTGGACCAGGATTAGGTTCAGTAAGCAGTAATATGACAGCGATGCCAGATAGTGCTAAATGGGTACTAACCATAGCGATGGTATGTGGTCGTTTAGAAATTTTCACATTATTGGCACTCTTCACACCGGCGTTTTGGAAGGCATAA
- the hemG gene encoding menaquinone-dependent protoporphyrinogen IX dehydrogenase, translated as MKTLILYSSHDGQTKKIAEFMAQHLEGEVVVSPLMEEQDLQFFERVIIGASIRYGHFNKQLYHFVEHHHELLNAKSAVFFGVNLTARKEGKDTPEGNVYVRKFLQRIKWIPAKVGVFAGALLYPRYKWIDRVMIQLIMKITGGETDTTKEIEYTDWGKVKAFAESLNS; from the coding sequence ATGAAAACATTAATTTTATATTCAAGTCATGATGGACAAACTAAAAAGATTGCTGAGTTTATGGCTCAGCATCTTGAAGGAGAAGTGGTGGTTTCACCGTTAATGGAGGAGCAGGATCTTCAATTTTTTGAGCGGGTGATTATTGGAGCATCCATTCGCTATGGTCATTTTAATAAACAGTTATACCATTTTGTTGAACACCATCATGAATTGCTGAATGCAAAAAGTGCGGTCTTTTTTGGCGTAAATTTAACAGCGAGAAAAGAAGGGAAAGATACGCCAGAGGGAAATGTCTATGTTCGTAAGTTTCTTCAACGCATAAAATGGATTCCTGCAAAAGTAGGCGTATTTGCAGGCGCATTGCTATATCCACGTTATAAATGGATTGATCGAGTCATGATTCAATTGATTATGAAAATTACAGGTGGCGAAACGGATACGACCAAAGAAATTGAATATACCGATTGGGGAAAAGTAAAGGCATTTGCAGAAAGTCTGAATTCGTAG
- the mazG gene encoding nucleoside triphosphate pyrophosphohydrolase, translating into MRYSIQDFIQLIAQLRNPNGGCPWDLKQNYDSMIPCLTEETYEAIDAIQKKDIANLREELGDLLLQVVFFSQLASEDGYFTFDDVLNDVSEKIVRRHPHVFADATAGNEEEALSRWNSIKAQEKSAQKQQSILDNVPNAFPALLRAQKMQKQCSKIGFDWNELEPVLAKVEEELQEVRDEVNQMPRNQEKIEEEIGDLFFAMVNLSRHLKCNAEEALRKANNKFEQRFRKVEEKALERGSSVKDLSLIEMDILWDEVKREER; encoded by the coding sequence ATGCGTTATTCTATTCAAGATTTTATTCAATTAATTGCACAATTACGTAATCCTAATGGAGGCTGTCCTTGGGATCTTAAACAAAATTATGACTCCATGATTCCTTGTTTAACTGAAGAAACTTATGAAGCCATTGATGCCATCCAAAAGAAAGATATTGCTAATTTAAGAGAAGAGCTTGGTGATCTTTTATTACAGGTGGTGTTTTTCAGTCAGCTGGCTTCAGAGGATGGTTATTTTACATTTGATGATGTTCTTAATGATGTTTCTGAAAAGATTGTACGTCGCCATCCCCATGTATTTGCTGATGCTACAGCTGGAAATGAAGAAGAAGCGTTATCCCGTTGGAACAGTATCAAAGCACAAGAAAAATCAGCTCAAAAACAACAGTCTATTTTAGATAATGTTCCGAATGCTTTTCCTGCATTGTTAAGAGCACAGAAAATGCAAAAACAATGTTCAAAGATAGGATTTGATTGGAATGAACTTGAACCTGTATTGGCAAAAGTAGAAGAAGAATTACAAGAAGTACGGGATGAAGTTAATCAAATGCCTCGCAATCAAGAAAAAATAGAAGAGGAAATCGGGGATTTATTTTTCGCAATGGTTAATTTGTCTCGACATCTCAAATGTAATGCAGAAGAGGCTTTGCGTAAGGCGAATAATAAATTTGAACAACGTTTTCGTAAAGTAGAAGAAAAGGCATTGGAACGAGGTTCATCAGTTAAGGATCTTTCTTTAATCGAAATGGATATCCTATGGGATGAAGTGAAAAGAGAAGAAAGATAA
- a CDS encoding sulfite exporter TauE/SafE family protein yields the protein MSLQLIFILILCGVMTNMMSAIFGIGGGVLMVPILYTLFPQFPLQMIAATSLTIVMGSSFINLIYFYKQKISINYKAMLIWSVGMIIGVQLGFESSFYVPDIAIISVFVITLSLLAIRTIFSKETAITQQSTADETIKGIGLSTVGGFIAGMTGIGGGSIMAPLIGQLKSVKAHQIAPYTNAMMFIGGLGSLYGYLSKSSPHYFGWQIGYVNFSIVIIVVLSAFVTGFFSMKIRGKLSPHLVKKLLGIILLLISAYMLLIHAIK from the coding sequence ATGAGCTTACAGTTAATTTTTATTTTAATTTTATGTGGTGTGATGACAAATATGATGTCCGCTATTTTTGGCATTGGTGGCGGCGTATTGATGGTGCCTATTCTTTACACCTTATTCCCACAGTTTCCTTTACAAATGATTGCCGCGACATCATTGACGATTGTCATGGGCTCATCCTTTATTAACTTAATTTATTTTTACAAACAAAAAATATCGATTAATTACAAAGCGATGCTCATTTGGTCTGTGGGTATGATTATTGGTGTGCAGCTAGGATTCGAATCCAGTTTTTATGTACCTGATATTGCTATTATCAGTGTGTTTGTTATCACTCTTTCCCTATTGGCAATTCGTACTATTTTTAGTAAAGAAACCGCTATAACTCAGCAATCTACAGCAGATGAAACGATTAAAGGAATCGGTCTTTCAACGGTAGGCGGGTTTATTGCCGGCATGACAGGCATTGGAGGAGGCTCAATTATGGCGCCTTTAATTGGTCAGTTAAAATCCGTTAAAGCCCATCAAATTGCCCCTTATACCAATGCGATGATGTTTATTGGGGGGCTAGGTAGCCTTTATGGCTATCTTTCAAAAAGCTCTCCCCATTACTTTGGTTGGCAAATCGGTTATGTTAATTTTTCGATTGTGATTATTGTCGTACTCAGCGCTTTTGTAACCGGATTTTTTTCGATGAAAATCCGAGGTAAATTATCACCGCACTTAGTCAAAAAACTATTAGGCATTATTCTATTGTTGATCAGTGCCTATATGTTACTTATCCATGCTATAAAATAA
- a CDS encoding sulfatase-like hydrolase/transferase has translation MNIIYILLDQVRKDMLGAYGHQIVKTPNIDRLAKDGVRFNNAFTPASVCGPARTSLFTGLMPSTHGIIRNGEKGGTGEVSETAPNIGKLDGYNTYVVGKWHVGTKSVPEDYGIKGHNFDGYGYPGSGVYKNLVFNQPPTHSNRYKEWLDEKGYEIPEVSRAYFGDNPHLRVQELCGLLSGTKEQTIPYFIIDEAKSYISESLAENKPFFTWINFWGPHTPCIVPEPYYSMYRKEDVVLDESFFKPLEGKPGHYRTISKMWGMWEASEDHWKEVITKFWGYITLIDDAIGELFSFLENNGIYDRTFIVATADHGDAMGAHRMIEKGEFMFDTTYNIPMIIKDPNSNRVNQQDDNLVYLHDLTSTVYDLANQPIPSAFEGESILPIVRQNQDNQRKGILAQLAGHFVYFEQRMWHRKDYKLVFNASDICELYDVKNDPAEMHNLFYKPEYEAVKKEMLEEMRQEMKRLNDPLENWVYRIIHEV, from the coding sequence ATGAACATTATCTATATTTTACTCGACCAAGTGCGTAAAGATATGTTGGGGGCTTATGGTCACCAGATCGTTAAAACCCCGAATATTGACCGTCTAGCTAAAGATGGCGTACGTTTTAATAATGCTTTTACGCCAGCCTCCGTTTGTGGACCCGCACGGACTTCACTTTTTACCGGTTTAATGCCATCCACACATGGCATCATTCGTAATGGTGAAAAAGGTGGTACAGGAGAAGTGAGCGAAACTGCACCAAATATCGGCAAACTAGACGGCTATAATACCTATGTCGTAGGAAAATGGCACGTTGGGACCAAATCTGTACCAGAAGATTATGGGATCAAAGGGCATAACTTTGATGGCTATGGTTACCCAGGTAGTGGCGTGTATAAAAATTTAGTGTTCAACCAACCGCCGACACATTCCAATCGTTATAAAGAATGGTTAGATGAAAAAGGTTATGAGATCCCTGAAGTGAGTCGTGCTTATTTCGGTGATAACCCACATTTGCGAGTGCAAGAGCTTTGCGGTTTACTTTCAGGCACAAAAGAACAAACCATCCCGTATTTCATCATTGATGAAGCGAAAAGCTATATTAGTGAATCACTTGCTGAAAATAAACCGTTCTTTACATGGATTAATTTCTGGGGACCGCATACGCCTTGTATCGTGCCAGAACCGTATTATTCCATGTATCGAAAAGAAGATGTGGTGCTAGATGAAAGCTTCTTCAAGCCACTAGAAGGCAAACCAGGACACTATCGTACCATCTCTAAAATGTGGGGAATGTGGGAAGCGAGCGAAGATCATTGGAAAGAAGTGATCACAAAATTCTGGGGTTATATCACCTTAATTGATGATGCAATTGGTGAGCTATTTTCCTTCTTAGAAAACAACGGCATTTATGACCGCACTTTTATTGTGGCAACTGCTGACCATGGGGATGCGATGGGTGCTCATCGAATGATTGAGAAGGGGGAGTTCATGTTCGATACCACCTACAACATTCCGATGATTATCAAAGACCCAAATTCAAATCGCGTTAATCAACAAGATGATAACCTTGTCTATCTCCATGATTTAACCTCTACCGTTTATGATCTCGCTAATCAGCCGATTCCTTCTGCCTTTGAAGGAGAAAGTATTTTGCCGATCGTTCGTCAAAATCAAGATAATCAACGCAAAGGGATATTGGCACAGTTGGCAGGGCATTTCGTTTATTTTGAACAACGCATGTGGCACCGTAAAGACTATAAATTGGTGTTTAATGCCTCGGACATTTGTGAGCTTTATGACGTAAAAAATGATCCGGCTGAAATGCATAATTTGTTCTATAAGCCAGAATATGAAGCAGTTAAAAAAGAGATGCTAGAAGAAATGCGTCAAGAAATGAAACGCTTAAATGATCCGCTAGAAAACTGGGTATATCGAATTATTCACGAAGTATAA
- a CDS encoding Crp/Fnr family transcriptional regulator has translation MENCSIKPTELSHCQLTELHHLPKGSFLYQQGEVAHEFYYVQSGLIGLFHTLENGKESLVRLYSKGDYFGFRTLFSMTDKHYHCNAKVLIDAEITRIKPNVVSEFFTHNTVMSQCLLQILADELREAEERLAKSAYLRTLDRVMDSLYFLKQHFPDYNWTYREIAEYAGCETETAIRIAKELKQNGAFDRISGHK, from the coding sequence ATGGAAAATTGCTCAATCAAGCCTACTGAGTTATCGCATTGTCAGCTCACCGAGTTACATCACTTGCCGAAAGGCTCCTTCTTGTATCAACAAGGTGAGGTGGCACATGAGTTTTATTATGTGCAATCAGGCTTGATTGGCTTATTTCATACCCTTGAAAATGGCAAGGAAAGCTTGGTACGGTTATATTCTAAAGGGGATTATTTTGGTTTTCGAACCTTATTTTCCATGACGGATAAACACTATCATTGCAATGCGAAAGTCTTAATTGATGCAGAGATTACTCGCATCAAGCCCAATGTAGTGAGCGAGTTTTTTACGCATAATACGGTGATGAGCCAATGTTTACTGCAGATCTTGGCAGATGAACTACGTGAAGCCGAAGAGCGTTTAGCAAAAAGTGCCTATTTGCGCACCTTAGATCGTGTGATGGATAGTTTATATTTCCTCAAACAACATTTTCCTGATTATAATTGGACGTATCGCGAAATTGCAGAATATGCTGGTTGTGAAACCGAAACCGCCATTCGTATTGCGAAAGAACTCAAACAAAACGGTGCATTTGATCGAATATCAGGTCATAAATAA
- a CDS encoding anaerobic sulfatase maturase, whose protein sequence is MSIFPPQAYFHLMAKPSSFHCNIQCEYCFYLEKSEQFGQYAPFMSKDTLKHYVKNYIQSHAGNVVEFAWQGGEPTLLGLDFYRQAVEYQQEFAQGKQITNAFQTNGISLNQQWAAFFKQHHFLIGLSIDGLSAVHNRYRISGNGNPTFEKVVKALNLLQEYGVEFNTLTVINDQNWQKGRETYLALKQLGSAYMQFIPIVERHAQTQSVTDFSVPSEGYGQFLVDVFHEWYEHDVGKIYVSQFDNLLGQWLGYPSTTCVHQPTCGQSLVTEANGDVYTCDHFVYPEYKVGNLTQQPLTEIVLSSKQQQFGLEKSQKLTALCRHCEFRKLCYGGCPKHRFVSLENEPNPHNYLCASYRYFFEQTAPYMQAMARQIRLHPSAA, encoded by the coding sequence ATGTCTATTTTTCCACCACAAGCTTATTTTCACTTAATGGCGAAACCAAGCAGTTTTCACTGTAACATTCAGTGTGAATATTGCTTCTATTTGGAAAAATCAGAACAGTTTGGGCAATATGCGCCTTTTATGTCAAAAGACACCTTAAAACATTACGTCAAAAACTATATCCAATCTCACGCCGGCAATGTGGTTGAATTTGCTTGGCAAGGTGGTGAACCCACTCTTTTAGGCTTAGATTTTTATCGACAAGCCGTTGAATATCAGCAGGAATTTGCTCAAGGTAAACAGATCACAAACGCCTTTCAAACCAATGGTATCTCACTTAATCAGCAATGGGCTGCATTTTTCAAACAGCATCATTTTCTCATTGGGCTTTCTATTGACGGTTTAAGTGCTGTGCATAATCGTTATCGAATTTCAGGTAACGGTAATCCCACCTTTGAAAAAGTTGTGAAAGCATTAAATTTACTTCAAGAATATGGTGTGGAATTTAATACGCTTACCGTCATTAATGATCAAAACTGGCAAAAAGGAAGAGAAACTTATTTAGCACTCAAACAGCTTGGCTCGGCTTATATGCAGTTTATTCCTATTGTCGAACGTCATGCACAAACACAATCTGTCACTGATTTTTCAGTGCCATCAGAAGGTTATGGACAATTTCTCGTAGATGTCTTTCATGAATGGTATGAGCATGATGTAGGAAAAATTTATGTATCGCAGTTTGATAATCTGCTTGGACAATGGCTTGGTTATCCTTCCACAACCTGTGTTCATCAACCTACTTGCGGGCAATCGCTTGTCACGGAAGCCAATGGCGATGTGTATACTTGCGATCATTTTGTGTATCCCGAATACAAGGTCGGCAATCTAACTCAGCAACCTTTAACGGAGATTGTGCTTTCCAGTAAACAGCAACAATTCGGTTTAGAAAAATCACAAAAATTGACCGCACTTTGCCGTCATTGTGAGTTTCGTAAACTCTGTTATGGCGGTTGCCCGAAACATCGTTTTGTTTCTCTCGAAAATGAGCCCAATCCACATAATTATTTATGTGCCTCTTACCGTTATTTCTTTGAACAAACGGCGCCTTATATGCAAGCCATGGCTCGCCAAATTCGGTTACATCCATCAGCCGCTTAA
- a CDS encoding DMT family transporter, translated as MNPWTLLAISICLEIVATNLLKVSDGFTKFLPTVGSLALYSISFYFVSIVFRTLSVGLVYAIWSGVGIVLTAIVAYFAFGQKIDTAGLIGMALIISGVLVINLFSQTGH; from the coding sequence ATGAACCCTTGGACATTACTTGCTATCTCTATTTGCCTTGAAATCGTGGCAACGAATTTATTAAAAGTCAGTGATGGCTTTACCAAATTTTTACCCACCGTTGGCTCATTAGCGCTATACTCCATTTCATTTTATTTTGTTTCCATTGTTTTCCGAACACTTTCTGTTGGCTTGGTTTACGCCATTTGGTCGGGCGTCGGCATTGTTCTGACCGCCATTGTGGCATATTTCGCTTTTGGTCAGAAAATCGATACTGCAGGGCTAATAGGTATGGCCCTGATTATCAGTGGCGTTTTAGTGATTAACTTGTTTTCTCAAACAGGACATTAA
- a CDS encoding bifunctional metallophosphatase/5'-nucleotidase gives MKKLLCSLFALSAISTAMAQEVNIKLLGTSDVHGRIVPWSYGADVEDKSGSYAQIATYVKDVRKNNKNVVLVEVGDAIQDNQVDVFAKDKKYYKNHPIPKVLNEMNYDIFVLGNHEFNFGMKALDEILKDIKAKKLTANFYHKKNDKRYIDATTIIEKDGVKLGIIGLSTPMSSKFEEDTGNLKDMKFTSPTEEARTQVEKLKAKGVDAIIAVTHMGIENENNIPDTGMRDVINAVDGIDVVIAGHMHKDVPSETIKNTLITEPHRYGTVVSEVDLTFDIKDKKEVKLVKKESKTVPVKALEADKKIEEIYKPYHEKLRELNNVVIGQTANEMVPQETKHGVSAAFSKDTGLSSFINDVEQYYSGADVVTFSFDHQKARMDKGDIKKKDIIFNYRYAGGDVTVYEMTGKQLKEYMEWSANYFDTIQPGDTEYRYNAERKKSKYVTYDIFGGVNYKIDLRNPQGSKIVDLTLADGKPVTDDMKLKVGMNSYRFAQLNGKGGIWEGQQIPVLWESKVAMGREKGTIQNMMIDYITNVKKGKIDGQSHNRWEIIGLN, from the coding sequence ATGAAAAAATTACTTTGCTCATTATTTGCGCTTTCTGCAATTAGTACTGCAATGGCACAAGAAGTGAATATTAAATTATTAGGGACCTCCGATGTTCACGGCCGTATCGTACCTTGGAGCTATGGTGCAGACGTAGAGGACAAATCAGGTTCTTATGCACAAATTGCAACTTATGTGAAAGATGTGCGTAAAAATAATAAAAACGTGGTGTTAGTGGAAGTTGGTGATGCGATCCAAGATAACCAAGTCGATGTGTTCGCAAAAGATAAAAAATATTACAAAAATCACCCAATTCCAAAAGTATTAAACGAAATGAATTATGATATTTTCGTATTGGGTAACCACGAGTTTAACTTTGGGATGAAAGCGTTAGATGAAATCCTAAAAGATATCAAAGCGAAAAAATTAACCGCCAACTTCTATCATAAGAAAAATGACAAACGTTATATTGATGCGACAACCATCATTGAAAAAGATGGTGTGAAGCTAGGGATTATTGGTTTAAGTACTCCGATGTCCTCAAAATTTGAAGAAGACACGGGCAACCTAAAAGACATGAAGTTTACGTCACCAACGGAAGAAGCGCGTACACAAGTTGAGAAATTAAAAGCAAAAGGCGTGGATGCGATTATTGCGGTGACTCACATGGGTATCGAAAATGAAAATAATATTCCTGATACCGGTATGCGTGATGTGATCAATGCGGTAGATGGAATTGATGTAGTTATCGCAGGTCACATGCATAAAGATGTACCAAGTGAAACCATCAAAAATACACTAATCACTGAACCACACCGTTACGGTACCGTGGTATCTGAAGTGGATTTAACTTTTGATATCAAGGATAAAAAAGAAGTGAAATTAGTGAAGAAAGAATCTAAAACGGTTCCAGTTAAAGCACTTGAAGCAGATAAGAAAATTGAGGAAATTTACAAGCCTTACCATGAGAAATTACGTGAATTAAACAACGTAGTAATCGGTCAAACTGCGAATGAAATGGTACCTCAAGAGACTAAACACGGTGTATCTGCTGCATTCTCAAAAGATACCGGTTTATCTTCATTCATTAATGATGTTGAACAATATTACAGTGGTGCAGATGTTGTCACTTTCTCTTTCGACCATCAAAAAGCACGTATGGATAAAGGCGATATCAAGAAAAAAGACATCATCTTTAACTATCGTTATGCGGGCGGTGATGTCACTGTTTATGAAATGACAGGTAAACAATTGAAAGAATATATGGAATGGTCTGCGAACTACTTCGATACTATTCAACCAGGTGACACTGAATACCGTTACAATGCGGAGCGTAAAAAATCAAAATATGTGACTTACGACATTTTCGGTGGCGTAAATTACAAAATTGACTTACGTAATCCACAAGGTAGCAAAATCGTTGATTTAACCCTTGCTGACGGCAAACCGGTAACTGACGATATGAAATTAAAAGTGGGTATGAACTCATATCGTTTCGCTCAATTAAACGGTAAAGGTGGTATTTGGGAAGGTCAACAAATTCCGGTACTTTGGGAATCTAAAGTGGCAATGGGCCGTGAAAAAGGCACTATCCAAAATATGATGATCGATTACATCACCAACGTAAAAAAAGGTAAAATCGATGGTCAATCTCACAATCGTTGGGAAATCATTGGATTAAACTAA
- the rpe gene encoding ribulose-phosphate 3-epimerase: MKPYLIAPSILSADLARLGDDVQNVLNAGADVIHFDVMDNHYVPNLTFGPAVCKALRDYGIKAPIDVHLMVKPVDRIIPDFAKAGADYITFHPEASEHIERSLQLIRDHGCKSGLVFNPATPLSYLDYVLDKVDVILLMSVNPGFGGQSFLPSTLKKLKQARRLIDESGLDIRLEVDGGVKVDNIAEIAAAGADMFVAGSAIFGKPDYKQIIDKMRTQLASVK; this comes from the coding sequence ATGAAACCTTATTTAATCGCCCCTTCTATCCTTTCTGCAGATCTTGCTCGTCTTGGTGATGATGTGCAAAACGTATTGAATGCTGGTGCGGATGTAATTCATTTTGATGTAATGGATAATCACTATGTGCCGAATTTAACCTTTGGCCCAGCGGTGTGTAAAGCTTTGCGTGATTACGGTATTAAAGCACCTATTGATGTGCATTTAATGGTGAAACCAGTCGATCGTATCATTCCTGATTTTGCCAAAGCCGGTGCGGATTACATTACATTTCATCCTGAAGCCAGTGAACATATTGAGCGCTCTTTGCAGCTCATTCGTGATCACGGTTGTAAATCTGGTTTAGTGTTTAATCCAGCAACGCCATTAAGTTATTTGGATTATGTATTAGATAAGGTGGATGTGATTTTGTTAATGTCCGTGAATCCAGGATTTGGTGGGCAATCCTTTTTACCTTCCACATTGAAAAAATTAAAACAGGCACGTCGTCTGATTGATGAAAGTGGTTTAGATATCCGTTTAGAAGTTGATGGTGGGGTAAAAGTAGATAATATTGCAGAAATTGCCGCAGCCGGTGCAGATATGTTTGTGGCAGGCTCAGCGATTTTTGGTAAACCAGATTATAAACAAATCATTGATAAAATGCGTACGCAATTAGCTTCAGTAAAATAA
- a CDS encoding phosphoglycolate phosphatase, producing MNTQFKVIGFDLDGTLVNSLPDLALSVNSALADFGLPQAPEELVLTWIGNGAPVLIARALEWAKGQTGKDFSDAEMEQVKERFNVYYAENLCNVSRLYPNVKETLETLKARGYTLAVVTNKPTRHVQPVLAAFGIDHLFSEMLGGQSLPAIKPHPGPLYYLCGKFGVEPRQVLFVGDSRNDILAAHSAGCPVVGLTYGYNYNIPIVESNPDWVFDDFAKLLEIL from the coding sequence ATGAACACTCAATTTAAAGTTATCGGTTTTGATTTAGATGGTACGCTCGTGAATAGTTTGCCAGATTTAGCGTTGTCTGTGAACTCTGCTTTAGCAGACTTTGGTTTACCTCAAGCACCAGAAGAGTTAGTGTTAACTTGGATTGGTAATGGGGCACCTGTATTGATTGCTCGCGCTTTAGAATGGGCAAAAGGGCAAACAGGTAAAGACTTTTCAGATGCTGAAATGGAGCAAGTGAAAGAGCGTTTTAATGTGTATTACGCGGAGAATCTTTGTAATGTGAGCCGTTTATATCCAAATGTAAAAGAAACATTGGAAACTTTAAAGGCTCGCGGTTATACCTTAGCCGTGGTAACGAACAAACCAACTCGACATGTTCAGCCAGTATTGGCGGCATTTGGTATCGATCATCTATTCAGTGAAATGCTTGGTGGGCAATCATTACCCGCGATTAAACCACATCCAGGTCCATTGTATTATTTATGTGGCAAATTCGGTGTAGAGCCTCGCCAAGTGTTGTTTGTAGGTGACTCTCGAAATGACATTCTCGCGGCACATTCAGCAGGTTGCCCAGTTGTGGGTTTAACTTACGGTTATAACTACAACATTCCAATTGTGGAATCAAACCCCGATTGGGTGTTTGACGACTTTGCGAAGTTATTAGAGATTCTTTAA
- a CDS encoding helix-turn-helix domain-containing protein — MGKHYTIEFKLQALQPILNGKMSIREAARFYNIPSNALVGTWLKRFEKSGIKGLIPRKPSGRPPMKPKYAKMPPPPKTEEDRLRLRILQLEAEVAYLKELRRLRLQDEAEQRKLSKG; from the coding sequence ATGGGTAAACACTACACAATCGAATTTAAATTACAGGCTCTCCAACCTATTTTGAATGGAAAAATGAGTATTAGAGAAGCTGCGCGTTTTTACAATATTCCTTCCAACGCCCTAGTCGGGACATGGTTGAAACGGTTTGAAAAAAGTGGCATAAAAGGACTTATTCCCCGTAAACCATCAGGACGACCGCCGATGAAACCCAAATATGCAAAAATGCCACCGCCACCCAAAACTGAAGAAGACCGTTTACGCCTGAGAATTTTACAGCTTGAAGCGGAGGTGGCCTACCTAAAGGAGTTGAGAAGGCTCAGACTTCAGGACGAAGCCGAGCAACGGAAATTATCCAAAGGTTAA